Proteins encoded together in one Cherax quadricarinatus isolate ZL_2023a chromosome 68, ASM3850222v1, whole genome shotgun sequence window:
- the LOC128697638 gene encoding uncharacterized protein gives MLVFLLSGILLAWVPQGFTKAQENLPGVDVADRPTAAPSSELLILDQVIESLRIPRERLRRNLHDDHNPSNEAQWIGNLDGGSAGRKRSLDPNDAGIAASKRRRAPNEAGSEEALNSGSLRGVPLLGNSTSAKRQTNYTPPCPPIIPKPSHYSQYDYLRYIAESRSGCVGSPCVNRCHHSHKPRETCPYDFESLLMRLNLLDERLQVLSKVETRLKIHAGLLLKIQNSPNFPGEPGETGPRGPKGQKGVKGPQGSAGGPGTCIIASSPSPSTGPVGPPGNKGATGPPGGKLCGCDGDRGETGGPGEDVTGPPGPRGIKGQKGVRGK, from the exons ATGCTGGTGTTCCTTCTCTCCGGCATTCTCCTGGCTTGGGTTCCTCAAGGCTTCACAAAGGCCCAGGAAAACCTTCCAGGCGTCGATGTTGCTGACAGACCCACAGCGGCGCCTTCTTCAGAGCTCTTGATACTAGACCAAGTCATAGAGTCCTTAAGAATCCCAAGAGAAAGGCTGAGGAGAAACTTACACGATGACCACAACCCCTCGAATGAGGCCCAATGGATAGGAAACCTCGACGGAGGCTCCGCGGGACGCAAGCGAAGCCTAGACCCCAATGACGCAGGCATCGCAGCAAGTAAGAGACGCCGAGCACCCAACGAAGCGGGTTCCGAAGAGGCTCTGAACAGCGGCAGTCTCAGAGGCGTCCCGCTCTTAGGGAACTCTACCTCAGCCAAGAGACAAACCAACTACACACCTCCATGTCCACCCATAATACCCAAACCCAGCCATTACAGCCAGTACGACTATCTGAGGTACATTGCTGAGAGTCGATCAGGGTGTGTCGGTAGTCCCTGTGTCAATAGATGTCAT CACAGTCATAAACCGCGAGAGACTTGCCCTTACGACTTCGAGTCGTTGTTGATGCGACTGAATCTCTTGGACGAGAGACTTCAGGTTTTATCCAAGGTGGAAACCCGACTCAAAATCCACGCAGGACTTCTGCTGAAGATCCAGAACAGCCCTAACT TCCCTGGAGAACCTGGTGAGACAGGGCCCCGAGGACCTAAGGGCCAGAAAGGGGTGAAGGGCCCCCAAGGAAGTGCCGGAGGGCCCGGAACCTGCATCATAGCCTCTTCCCCCTCGCCTTCAACAGGTCCGGTGGGGCCCCCTGGAAACAAAGGGGCAACGGGCCCCCCTGGAGGAAAGCTGTGTGGATGTGATGGCGACCGAGGGGAGACAGGGGGCCCTGGCGAGGACGTAACTGGACCACCAGGGCCAAGAGGCATCAAGGGTCAGAAAGGGGTGAGGGGAAAATAA